The Paenibacillus dendritiformis region GGAGAAGACGGCTTACTTGGCCCAATTTTCAAACAAAAAAATGATGGAATTTACGAAAACGGACCGTACTAGCTTGTCGGCCTTGATGAGCTATCCGTTCAATACCCCGCTTCCCGATGTGTATCTGGTCGTGGAGGTGAACAGGGATAAACTGAAAAATCTGATTCATATCCGCGAGAACTGGGTTGCCGGTACAGCGATCCTGGAGAGCGGGGGAGACATTCTCAGCGAGAACGGGCTTGTTGCGGACGGGATCCGCCACCTCTCGCTGCCGCTGACGACCGGAACATCCAAGTTCCTGATTGCGGAAGATAAGGCCATTTCCTTGGTAAAATCCCGGTTCGACGATTCTTCCTTTTATTTGAGTCTCGTGGATCTGCCTACGCTGATGAAGCCTGCTCAGGTGACGCGCCTCATTAGCTGGATCTTCCTTGCCTTTTTCGTTGTCGTGGGAAGCTTCGTCTCGTACTATTTAAGCCGGCGGATTTACCAGCCTATTGCGGAGATCAAGGAAGGTCTGAAATCCCACCGGGCGACGGAACCGCTGCAGCTGGGCGAGGGGAACGATTATGATGTGATCAAGCGCTATTCCCGGCTCATTATCTCGGAAAATAAAGAGCTGTCCCAAAGGGTGACCGGGATGCTGCCGGTTGTGCAGGAGCATTTTGTCACGAAAATTGTGCAAGGCGAGTACAGAGACGCTCTGTCCATCGAGACGTATGCCAAGGAAATTGATTTCGCCTATGCGAAAAAAGCGGCGCGGACCGTGCTCGGCATTGCCTTGCATTTCGATCCGAAGGTGTACGGACCGCTGTCGGAGACATCCAAATCATTCCTGATGGCGGAGCTGAAGGAGCGCATGATGCAGCTCGTCCCTTCAACGACGTGGATCTGTCAGATGAAGCCCGATCTGTTGGCCTGCGTCATTCATAAGGATCCTCTCCTGAACCTGAGTCCGGAGGAGGATGCGAACATTATTAAGGTGGCTCTCCAGCTGTATGGCAGCTATTTCAAAGCGACGATCGGCATCGGGAGCACGGTGCACGGGATGGAGGAGCTGCATCTGTCTTATGAGCATGCGGTCTCGATGCTGCAGCGGCGGGGGCTGTATGCCGATGTGGAAATTTGCAGCGGACAAAGCGGCTGGGATGCGCCTCCGTTCGAGACGTTTTTGAGCGTGCAGGATGTGAACCGGATTCTGAACCAGTACAAAACACGGGAATACGACAAGCTGCTGCAATCGGCCTATGAGATGGTGGAGGAAGGCGTCCGCCAACACGCCACGGCCAGCCAGATCAAATATTTGTGCACCGATATTTTGAACACCTGGGTGCGCGCCGTAGAGACAGAGCGCAAAGATTTCA contains the following coding sequences:
- a CDS encoding helix-turn-helix domain-containing protein, whose translation is MNPIRKPRSFQIALFWRHFANYFVIILIPVIVACALAHFLVVSLIEKDAQKLNNVVLSHFSEQTDTALNALKTNMINMLSASNIRSLLKEAGDDSRDNQRRMELIHSLREQLIKLQSDELVTRAYLFFVHHDLVIDADTYTDKAYYFDFRYPMNEAEKTAYLAQFSNKKMMEFTKTDRTSLSALMSYPFNTPLPDVYLVVEVNRDKLKNLIHIRENWVAGTAILESGGDILSENGLVADGIRHLSLPLTTGTSKFLIAEDKAISLVKSRFDDSSFYLSLVDLPTLMKPAQVTRLISWIFLAFFVVVGSFVSYYLSRRIYQPIAEIKEGLKSHRATEPLQLGEGNDYDVIKRYSRLIISENKELSQRVTGMLPVVQEHFVTKIVQGEYRDALSIETYAKEIDFAYAKKAARTVLGIALHFDPKVYGPLSETSKSFLMAELKERMMQLVPSTTWICQMKPDLLACVIHKDPLLNLSPEEDANIIKVALQLYGSYFKATIGIGSTVHGMEELHLSYEHAVSMLQRRGLYADVEICSGQSGWDAPPFETFLSVQDVNRILNQYKTREYDKLLQSAYEMVEEGVRQHATASQIKYLCTDILNTWVRAVETERKDFNVPFYAGWFERVNACMTVEEVKHCFREFHGLLFQSARPDERSRKMTDILAYIHDHYDEELSIEQFAGTMNMSVGHFSRIFKEEVGEKYVEYIAKYRLAKAKELLLQTDLKMDDIAAKVGYWGRNSFIRMFRKYEGITPAKYRALHQ